The Jiangella sp. DSM 45060 genome contains the following window.
TCCCTGTCGGGCGAGGTGGCGAACGACGGGCGATCGGCCTGGCCAACCCCGGGCTCCCCGGGACCGGCTACGCGACGCCGACGCTCTGGGCGGCGATCCAGTATCTCGGTGGACACGAGACCGCGCCGGAGCACCGGCACTCGCAGAACGCGTTCAGGTTCGTGGTCGAGGGCGAAGGGGTCTGGACCGTCGTCAACGGTGACCCGGTCGCGATGCGCCGAGGCGACCTGCTCCTGACGCCCGGATGGCACTTCCATGGGCATCACAACGACACCGACCGGCCGATGGCCTGGATCGACGGCCTCGACATCCCGTTCGCGGCCAAGACCGACGTCGGGTTCTTCGAGTACGGATCGGACCGGGTCACCGACGAGGCGTCGCCATCGGTCGCCCGAGCCGAGCGGCTGTGGGCTCATCCAGGGCTGCGGCCGATGTCCGTCCTCGACGACAGCAGCAGCTCGCCCCTGACCGCCTACCGATGGGAGCACACCGACGCCGCGCTCACCGAGCAGCTGCTGCTCGAGGACGAGGGCCAGCCGGCCACGGTGGAGCAGGGCCACGCGGCGATCCGGTACTCCAACCCCACGACCGGCGGCGACGTGATGCCCACGATCCGGTGCGAGTTCCACCGGTTGCGCGACGGCGCCAGTACCCGCGCCCGCCAG
Protein-coding sequences here:
- a CDS encoding cupin domain-containing protein, which produces MTSDVDSPELAQLYQDIEDNDLAPLWTQREDLQPLTPTPAAVPHVWRWTRLLDIAERSGRLVPVGRGGERRAIGLANPGLPGTGYATPTLWAAIQYLGGHETAPEHRHSQNAFRFVVEGEGVWTVVNGDPVAMRRGDLLLTPGWHFHGHHNDTDRPMAWIDGLDIPFAAKTDVGFFEYGSDRVTDEASPSVARAERLWAHPGLRPMSVLDDSSSSPLTAYRWEHTDAALTEQLLLEDEGQPATVEQGHAAIRYSNPTTGGDVMPTIRCEFHRLRDGASTRARQEVGSSVWQVFDGAGRVTLDGVEHAITKGDLFVVPSWTAWSLSAQTSFDLFRFSDAPVMERLGFARTLIEGVSR